The Exiguobacterium acetylicum genome includes a window with the following:
- the argS gene encoding arginine--tRNA ligase: protein MSYKAQYAEVLHQVMEGALSVEQIEQLIEQPKHEDHGDLAFPCFMLAKAFRKAPNMIASDLAEKIDTPLFSNVQAVGPYINVFLNREVVSQEIVNQVLTEKETFGSSEANGKTIVTDFSSPNIAKPFSMGHLRSTVIGNALNQISRKKGYDVVGVNHLGDWGTQFGKLMVAYTMWGEEEAVRAEPIKELLKLYVRFHEEAETNPALEDEGRLWFKKLEQGDEQATTLWTWFREVSLVEFNRVYDMLGVKFDSLNGEAFYNDKMQHVIDLLEEKNLLVESEGAMVVDLEAEGMPPALIKKKDGATLYATRDLAAAVYRLEKYRFEQAFYVVGGEQALHFKQLFAVLKKLGFENVDGMHHVPFGLIMKDGKKMSTRKGRIVLLEEVLQEAIDVAKKNIAEKNPNLANAEATARQVGVGAVIFHDLKNERMNNIEFDLEHMLKFEGETGPYVQYTNARAHSLLRKGGYDGTPFAGSTDDHAWGVVSMLNQFSTVIDRAFARREPSIISRYVLDLAQSFNKYYGHVRVLEDDAAKQSRLALVKSVTIVLTEGLRLLGVGAPEEM, encoded by the coding sequence ATGAGTTATAAAGCGCAGTATGCAGAAGTGTTACATCAAGTCATGGAAGGTGCCTTATCGGTTGAACAAATCGAACAACTGATCGAGCAACCAAAACATGAAGATCATGGAGATCTGGCATTCCCATGCTTCATGCTCGCTAAAGCATTCCGTAAAGCACCAAACATGATTGCTTCGGACCTCGCAGAAAAAATCGACACGCCGTTGTTCTCAAACGTTCAAGCCGTAGGTCCTTACATCAACGTCTTCTTGAACCGGGAGGTCGTCTCGCAAGAAATCGTCAACCAAGTCCTGACGGAAAAAGAAACATTTGGATCAAGTGAAGCGAACGGAAAAACGATCGTCACGGATTTCTCATCACCAAACATCGCGAAACCATTCTCGATGGGTCACCTGCGTTCAACGGTCATCGGGAACGCGCTCAACCAGATCTCACGTAAAAAAGGGTATGATGTCGTCGGCGTCAACCATTTAGGAGACTGGGGAACACAGTTTGGGAAATTGATGGTGGCTTACACGATGTGGGGTGAGGAAGAAGCAGTCCGTGCAGAACCAATCAAAGAATTGTTGAAATTGTACGTTCGCTTCCATGAAGAAGCGGAAACGAATCCAGCACTTGAGGATGAAGGACGTCTCTGGTTCAAAAAACTCGAACAAGGTGATGAGCAGGCGACAACGCTTTGGACGTGGTTCCGCGAAGTCTCCCTCGTCGAATTCAACCGTGTCTATGACATGCTCGGCGTCAAATTCGATAGCTTGAATGGAGAAGCCTTCTACAACGATAAGATGCAACACGTCATCGATTTACTCGAAGAAAAGAATCTCCTCGTCGAATCAGAAGGGGCAATGGTCGTTGACCTAGAAGCAGAAGGTATGCCGCCTGCTTTGATCAAAAAGAAAGATGGCGCAACACTTTATGCAACGCGCGATTTAGCAGCTGCTGTCTACCGTCTTGAAAAATACCGTTTTGAACAGGCGTTCTATGTCGTTGGTGGCGAGCAAGCCCTTCACTTCAAGCAATTGTTTGCCGTCCTGAAGAAGCTTGGATTTGAAAATGTCGACGGCATGCACCATGTACCGTTCGGTTTAATCATGAAAGACGGAAAGAAAATGTCGACGCGTAAAGGTCGGATCGTCTTGCTTGAAGAAGTACTACAAGAAGCGATCGACGTCGCGAAGAAAAACATCGCGGAAAAAAATCCGAACCTAGCGAATGCAGAAGCAACGGCTCGTCAAGTTGGTGTGGGTGCGGTCATCTTCCATGACTTGAAGAACGAACGGATGAACAACATCGAGTTTGATCTTGAGCATATGTTGAAATTCGAAGGTGAAACAGGACCATACGTCCAGTATACGAATGCCCGTGCGCACTCGTTACTCCGTAAAGGTGGTTATGACGGGACACCATTCGCTGGCAGTACTGATGATCATGCATGGGGTGTCGTATCGATGCTGAACCAATTCTCAACGGTCATCGATCGGGCATTCGCGCGTCGTGAACCATCGATCATTAGCCGTTACGTCTTAGATCTCGCACAAAGCTTCAATAAATACTACGGGCACGTCCGTGTTCTCGAAGATGACGCAGCAAAACAATCACGTCTTGCACTCGTCAAGTCTGTCACGATTGTCTTGACAGAAGGTCTTCGTTTACTTGGTGTCGGCGCTCCAGAAGAAATGTAA
- a CDS encoding GGDEF domain-containing protein, translated as MRYYQHVARASWIVFGLVALTLLLIGIVHPPTFHPSVSIINTLYLFGLVLLFQFDNVRRGGIYYTFQEGIILFLFLNYGLTYALILSQIGILVFQFMSHRKAIRWKRFVYLYPINALFDLVYISLPAFAYYALGGPIGSSFTYTKALIPFSGFLITVFLVSYFQCLFVNRFLYLKYDWRRLVKLQSLVYGISMLSALLGIWFYDESPLVAATVSALILFLFKRLLQERGDSLEANDNAKRFDDAKEHLLISRFERETIDSLLFDLTHLLSFSEGWISIQQQRKQVIYNIRTKQPIDVLPLFHSLKADDLHTPIIYGLRCDWGNDIQIDLPVDRHSMLAIPSITSGEVDVSIILFHQVADAYDATNADELSRLLRIFCRVLERSRETVQLYTESRTDALTELPNSRAFYEHGRQEFAASTYPLSVILFDIDHFKRVNDTYGHKVGDLVLRELGRRIQAIQLQQDDVFAARYGGEEFVLLLRNGSQEAAIQLAETVRHTVMDRPFLVDGHRLSLTVSLGIDTVDERYQRTFEESLRQADHALYVGGKHNGRNCTAHYANL; from the coding sequence ATGCGCTACTATCAACACGTAGCCCGGGCGAGCTGGATCGTCTTCGGTCTCGTCGCTTTGACATTGTTATTGATTGGTATCGTTCATCCACCGACCTTCCATCCTTCTGTCTCCATCATCAATACGCTTTACTTATTTGGACTCGTTCTCTTGTTTCAGTTCGATAATGTCCGCCGTGGCGGTATTTACTATACGTTCCAAGAAGGAATCATCTTATTTCTATTTTTAAATTACGGTTTAACATATGCCTTGATTTTGAGCCAAATTGGTATTCTCGTCTTTCAATTCATGTCTCACCGTAAAGCGATTCGCTGGAAACGTTTCGTGTACCTCTATCCGATCAACGCTCTATTTGACTTAGTCTACATCTCGCTTCCGGCATTTGCGTATTATGCACTCGGTGGTCCAATCGGCTCGAGTTTTACGTATACGAAAGCACTGATTCCTTTTAGCGGTTTTTTGATCACAGTCTTCCTTGTCTCTTACTTCCAATGTTTATTCGTTAATCGTTTCCTTTATTTGAAATATGATTGGCGACGTCTCGTCAAGCTTCAATCTCTCGTCTATGGAATCAGCATGTTAAGTGCTCTACTTGGCATCTGGTTTTATGATGAAAGCCCGCTTGTCGCAGCAACGGTGTCTGCCTTAATTCTCTTTTTATTCAAGCGTCTATTGCAAGAACGTGGGGATTCACTCGAAGCAAACGATAATGCCAAACGATTTGATGATGCGAAAGAACACTTATTGATTTCCCGCTTTGAACGAGAGACGATCGACTCGCTGCTCTTCGATTTAACACATCTTTTATCTTTTTCAGAAGGGTGGATCTCGATTCAACAGCAACGGAAGCAAGTCATCTATAACATTCGAACGAAGCAGCCGATTGATGTGTTACCTCTGTTCCACTCACTGAAAGCTGACGATCTGCATACCCCAATCATTTATGGTCTTCGGTGCGACTGGGGAAATGATATTCAAATCGATTTACCTGTCGATCGCCATTCGATGCTAGCCATTCCCTCGATTACAAGTGGAGAAGTCGATGTCTCGATCATCCTGTTCCATCAAGTCGCAGATGCCTATGACGCAACGAATGCTGACGAATTATCCCGTTTACTCCGCATCTTTTGCCGTGTTTTAGAACGCTCTCGTGAAACGGTTCAGCTGTATACGGAAAGTCGGACGGATGCCTTGACTGAATTACCAAATAGTCGTGCTTTTTACGAACACGGTCGGCAAGAATTTGCTGCTAGTACCTATCCGTTATCCGTCATTTTGTTCGATATCGATCATTTCAAACGAGTCAACGATACGTACGGTCACAAGGTAGGCGATCTTGTCCTCCGCGAACTCGGTCGACGCATCCAGGCGATTCAATTACAACAAGATGATGTCTTTGCTGCTCGTTATGGTGGGGAGGAATTCGTCCTTCTGTTGCGAAATGGTAGTCAAGAGGCTGCCATTCAGCTCGCTGAGACCGTTCGCCACACGGTCATGGATCGGCCCTTCCTCGTCGATGGTCATCGACTTTCGTTAACAGTCAGTCTTGGCATTGACACAGTGGACGAAAGGTATCAACGGACGTTCGAAGAATCGTTACGTCAAGCCGACCATGCGTTATATGTCGGTGGAAAACACAACGGACGTAATTGTACTGCACACTATGCAAATCTTTGA
- a CDS encoding DUF485 domain-containing protein, with the protein MHQVSEVQKNEATQSAPAIVESATFQQLMRQKNGFILPAISFCLIFYFTLPILTSYFTILNEPVFGDITGAWIFAFAQFIMTWTFCMMYSKKARAFDRLVEQIKEESK; encoded by the coding sequence ATGCATCAAGTGTCCGAAGTCCAGAAAAATGAAGCAACTCAATCTGCTCCAGCGATCGTCGAGAGCGCGACCTTTCAGCAATTGATGCGCCAAAAGAATGGCTTCATTCTCCCTGCCATCAGTTTTTGCCTTATTTTTTATTTTACGCTTCCGATTTTGACAAGCTATTTCACGATCTTGAACGAGCCGGTGTTCGGTGATATCACGGGTGCTTGGATCTTCGCGTTTGCCCAGTTCATCATGACATGGACGTTTTGCATGATGTACAGCAAAAAAGCACGTGCCTTTGATAGACTCGTCGAACAGATCAAGGAGGAGTCGAAATGA
- a CDS encoding sulfite exporter TauE/SafE family protein → MDLAFYYFLILGFFIGIISGFFGIGGGIILTPLLLILGYAPSVAIATSLMLTLGSTVSGTISHLRLKNVVWRDSLVVGGVGIIGSTIATPLVLRLEEVNGAHLVISIVYIGLLLYFANKFLRPKSTTGEQTGWKNRYLALAFTGLFAGFISSLLGVSGGFIITPLLVGIVGYELKRAVGTSIASALLIVLSGLVNYTVASTNIDILVGIMLIVGALLGAPIGAKQLTHFESPFVKKYLGIFYLTVAISVLFEVLGWNVASLSVLVALSLIFLLTLLIYSRRRTNG, encoded by the coding sequence ATGGATCTCGCTTTTTATTATTTCTTAATCCTTGGATTTTTCATTGGCATCATTTCCGGCTTTTTCGGAATCGGTGGTGGCATCATCTTAACGCCACTATTACTCATTTTAGGATATGCTCCGAGTGTCGCGATCGCGACGAGTCTCATGCTGACTCTTGGATCTACCGTTTCAGGAACAATCTCTCACTTACGTCTTAAGAATGTCGTCTGGCGCGATAGTCTCGTCGTCGGTGGCGTCGGAATCATCGGTTCGACGATTGCGACACCACTCGTCCTTCGTTTAGAGGAAGTCAACGGTGCCCATCTCGTCATCTCGATCGTTTATATCGGACTCTTACTCTACTTTGCGAATAAGTTCTTACGTCCAAAATCGACGACAGGTGAACAGACCGGTTGGAAAAATCGATATCTTGCTCTTGCCTTCACGGGTCTGTTCGCAGGATTCATCTCTTCGTTACTTGGTGTCAGCGGTGGATTCATCATCACACCGTTACTCGTCGGGATCGTTGGCTATGAGTTGAAACGTGCAGTCGGAACGAGTATTGCTTCCGCGTTACTGATCGTCCTATCGGGACTCGTCAACTATACGGTCGCAAGTACGAACATCGATATCTTAGTCGGTATCATGCTAATCGTCGGTGCCTTGCTCGGAGCACCAATCGGAGCGAAGCAGTTGACGCATTTTGAAAGTCCGTTCGTCAAAAAGTACCTCGGTATCTTCTATTTGACGGTTGCGATCAGTGTCTTATTTGAAGTCCTCGGCTGGAACGTCGCCTCACTCTCTGTCCTCGTTGCCCTTAGTTTAATTTTCTTACTGACACTCCTCATCTACAGTCGTCGTCGAACGAATGGATGA
- a CDS encoding TVP38/TMEM64 family protein — MLHTLRDWIEQMIFFLQDLPGGAATGLIAPFLESLFPFLPLVLIISANAATYGFGMGVLVSWVGSMLGSLVVFACIRYLFRRPVTRWLEKHHGAQQWIERVRHMSPISLGFFFSLPFMPAFIITSISAMIQLSLRTYLIAAGAGRLIVVIIFSLIGKEWSTFLERPMRLVLLFLILLAIWGVSRGTEEWLKRRALSKRADHLREIEDKIERPSEK; from the coding sequence ATGCTCCACACACTTCGTGACTGGATCGAGCAGATGATCTTCTTTCTCCAAGACTTACCTGGAGGAGCTGCCACCGGTTTAATTGCCCCGTTTCTTGAGTCTCTATTTCCTTTCCTGCCACTCGTCCTGATCATTTCCGCGAACGCGGCAACCTATGGTTTTGGTATGGGTGTTCTCGTATCATGGGTCGGGAGCATGCTTGGATCACTCGTCGTCTTCGCTTGTATTCGCTATTTGTTCCGGCGTCCGGTCACGCGTTGGCTTGAAAAACATCATGGTGCTCAACAATGGATCGAACGCGTTCGTCACATGAGTCCGATCTCACTGGGATTCTTTTTCTCGCTTCCGTTCATGCCCGCGTTCATCATCACGTCCATTTCCGCCATGATTCAATTATCACTGCGGACGTACTTGATCGCTGCCGGTGCCGGTCGCTTGATCGTCGTGATCATCTTTTCGCTGATTGGCAAGGAATGGTCAACGTTCCTCGAGCGTCCGATGCGTCTTGTTCTTCTATTTTTGATCTTACTCGCCATCTGGGGAGTCAGTCGTGGGACAGAAGAATGGTTGAAGCGTCGCGCGCTCTCAAAACGTGCAGATCATTTACGGGAAATCGAAGATAAGATCGAACGTCCATCTGAAAAATGA
- a CDS encoding rhodanese-related sulfurtransferase, which translates to MKPYRVLLFYKYVPIENAEQLTKEHLSYCKELGIKGRILIAPEGINGTLSGTVEQTEQYMKDLTADPRFADIEFKIDEVEEHAFKKTFVRYKKELVTWRFEDEFNVPQEHAAYLEPAEWKEMMKQDDVVILDVRNNYEYDLGHFKNAVKVDVDASREFPEWLDENEHLFEGKKVLTYCTGGVRCEKFTAYFRKRQQSDDIFHLKGGVVMYGKDEQTQGEDWEGELYVFDERVQVPVNAVNPSVVSECYYCGKAETRYVNCANPECNRQHFCCEECEPKVMRSCSDECREHPRNRYEKEQQEELV; encoded by the coding sequence ATGAAACCTTATCGCGTACTATTATTTTATAAGTATGTTCCGATTGAAAATGCGGAACAACTGACGAAAGAGCATCTTTCCTACTGTAAAGAGCTCGGTATTAAAGGGCGGATTTTGATCGCACCAGAAGGAATCAACGGTACACTTTCTGGAACGGTCGAACAGACGGAACAATACATGAAGGATTTGACGGCGGATCCACGATTCGCTGACATCGAATTCAAAATCGATGAAGTTGAAGAACATGCCTTCAAAAAAACGTTCGTCCGCTACAAAAAAGAACTCGTCACATGGCGTTTTGAGGACGAATTCAACGTACCACAAGAACACGCTGCGTACCTTGAACCAGCAGAGTGGAAAGAAATGATGAAACAAGATGACGTCGTCATTCTCGATGTACGAAACAACTATGAATACGACCTCGGACACTTCAAGAATGCCGTAAAAGTCGATGTCGATGCTTCACGGGAATTCCCAGAGTGGCTCGACGAGAACGAGCATTTATTTGAAGGGAAAAAGGTTCTCACATATTGTACGGGTGGTGTTCGTTGTGAGAAATTCACGGCGTACTTCCGGAAACGGCAACAAAGTGATGATATCTTCCACCTAAAAGGCGGAGTCGTCATGTACGGAAAAGATGAACAGACACAAGGAGAAGATTGGGAAGGCGAACTGTACGTCTTTGATGAGCGTGTGCAAGTTCCTGTTAATGCCGTCAATCCATCTGTCGTCTCAGAATGTTATTACTGCGGAAAAGCGGAGACACGCTACGTTAATTGTGCAAACCCGGAATGTAATCGCCAGCACTTCTGCTGTGAAGAATGTGAACCAAAAGTGATGCGTTCATGTTCTGATGAATGCCGGGAGCATCCGCGTAACCGTTATGAAAAAGAGCAACAAGAAGAATTGGTATAA
- a CDS encoding alpha/beta hydrolase — translation MSITEIEMILPTSQTNRTIRIHRPTHLDPDEALPVIYMHDGQNVFSGETASFGKGWEIHLALQQTQIPAMVVAIDSPEDGMDRYDDYAPWSDEALLMRTAYPSHRSSIGGNGKVYMDWIIRELKPYIDANYATRPDDTTMIGSSMGGVISLYGLFAYPEVITRVAALSTAGWANFSSLLEFIERSPSLSTDHRCYMDVGTKEVSGPMTETDYLHTNDVLARAVAQKLTQSRYTIIPEAIHHETAWANRLPDILRYLFPSS, via the coding sequence TTGTCAATTACGGAAATTGAAATGATACTCCCCACGTCTCAAACTAACCGAACGATTCGGATTCATCGTCCAACACATCTCGATCCTGATGAAGCCCTACCAGTGATTTATATGCACGATGGACAAAATGTCTTCAGTGGGGAGACTGCTTCGTTCGGAAAAGGCTGGGAAATTCATCTCGCACTCCAACAAACCCAAATTCCGGCAATGGTCGTTGCCATCGATAGCCCCGAAGACGGAATGGATCGATACGATGATTACGCCCCTTGGAGTGACGAAGCTTTATTGATGCGGACGGCCTATCCCTCGCATCGGTCGTCAATCGGAGGCAACGGAAAAGTCTACATGGACTGGATCATCCGTGAACTGAAGCCATATATTGATGCCAATTATGCGACACGACCTGACGATACGACGATGATCGGCAGCTCGATGGGTGGCGTCATTTCGCTCTATGGATTATTTGCGTATCCGGAAGTCATCACGCGCGTCGCTGCCCTGTCGACTGCCGGATGGGCAAACTTCTCCTCACTCCTTGAATTCATCGAGCGAAGCCCGTCTCTTTCTACTGATCATCGTTGTTACATGGATGTCGGTACGAAAGAAGTAAGTGGTCCGATGACCGAGACGGATTATCTACACACGAATGACGTTTTAGCACGAGCAGTCGCACAAAAACTCACTCAAAGTCGCTATACGATCATCCCGGAAGCGATTCATCATGAAACGGCATGGGCCAACCGTTTACCCGATATTTTGCGTTACTTATTTCCCTCCTCCTGA
- a CDS encoding solute symporter family protein yields MNYTAVALFAAIVGLTLVITYFAARKTKTANDFYTADGGLTGAQNGMAIAGDYMSAASFLGIAGMIALAGFDGFFYSIGFLVAYLVVLYLVAEPLRNLGKYTMADMIAARFNASKVRGVAAMNSIAISIFYMIAQLVGAGALIELLLGIPYTTSVIIVGILMTVYVVFGGMTATSWVQIIKAILLMAGTAVISFMVFAKFDFSIFKMFAEVKQATPLGDSFLNPGNKFKLPLDTISLNLALVLGTAGLPHILIRFFTVKDAPTARKSVVYATWIIGAFYILTIFLGFGAAAFVGSDDIIAANAAGNMAAPLLAQALGGDLLFAFVAAVAFATILAVVAGLVLSAASAFAHDFYSHILRKGQATEKEQMTAARLASIAVALISMVLALFAQTMNVAFLVSLAFAVAASANLPVILLTIFWRRFNTGGAVTGMVVGLFSSLILVALSPNLWAVDGSALFVGEALFPLTNPGIVSIPLGFLGAIVGTLLTKSNEVAGNFERIIVKANTGIDAATEVAASKE; encoded by the coding sequence ATGAATTATACTGCCGTTGCGTTATTTGCGGCGATCGTCGGTTTGACGCTCGTCATTACATACTTTGCCGCCCGTAAAACAAAGACTGCTAACGACTTTTATACAGCAGATGGTGGATTAACCGGTGCGCAAAACGGGATGGCGATTGCCGGCGACTACATGTCTGCCGCCTCGTTCCTCGGTATTGCTGGGATGATTGCCTTAGCTGGCTTCGATGGATTCTTCTACTCGATCGGTTTCCTCGTTGCTTACCTCGTCGTCTTGTACCTCGTTGCCGAACCACTTCGGAATCTCGGGAAATATACGATGGCCGATATGATCGCTGCTCGTTTCAACGCTTCAAAGGTTCGTGGGGTCGCTGCTATGAACTCGATTGCCATCTCGATTTTCTACATGATTGCGCAACTCGTCGGTGCAGGTGCCTTGATTGAACTGTTACTAGGAATTCCTTACACGACGAGTGTCATCATCGTCGGGATCTTGATGACCGTTTACGTCGTCTTCGGTGGAATGACGGCGACCTCATGGGTCCAAATCATCAAAGCGATTCTCTTGATGGCAGGAACAGCTGTCATCTCATTCATGGTCTTCGCGAAGTTCGATTTTTCGATTTTCAAGATGTTTGCAGAAGTCAAACAAGCGACGCCGCTCGGTGATTCATTTTTGAATCCCGGAAACAAGTTCAAGTTACCACTCGATACGATTTCATTAAATCTCGCACTCGTTCTCGGAACGGCTGGATTACCGCATATTTTAATTCGTTTCTTTACCGTCAAAGATGCTCCGACAGCTCGTAAGTCCGTCGTGTATGCGACATGGATCATCGGTGCCTTTTATATCTTGACGATCTTCCTAGGCTTTGGTGCCGCTGCTTTCGTCGGTTCTGACGATATCATTGCTGCGAATGCCGCTGGTAACATGGCGGCACCACTTCTCGCCCAAGCACTCGGTGGCGATTTACTCTTCGCGTTCGTCGCTGCAGTCGCCTTTGCGACAATCCTCGCCGTTGTGGCAGGACTCGTCTTATCCGCAGCATCCGCCTTTGCTCATGACTTCTATAGTCATATTTTACGCAAAGGACAAGCAACAGAAAAAGAACAGATGACGGCAGCACGACTCGCTTCCATCGCCGTCGCCTTGATTTCGATGGTACTGGCATTATTTGCACAAACGATGAACGTCGCGTTCCTTGTTTCGCTTGCCTTTGCTGTCGCAGCAAGTGCCAACTTGCCAGTCATTCTCTTGACGATCTTCTGGCGCCGTTTCAATACTGGCGGAGCAGTCACAGGTATGGTCGTCGGGTTATTCTCTTCACTGATTCTCGTCGCACTCAGTCCAAATCTTTGGGCAGTCGACGGTTCAGCCTTGTTCGTCGGGGAAGCCCTCTTCCCGCTGACGAATCCAGGAATCGTCTCTATCCCACTTGGTTTCCTCGGAGCCATCGTTGGGACGTTGTTGACGAAATCGAACGAAGTCGCCGGTAACTTCGAACGAATCATAGTCAAGGCCAATACCGGTATCGATGCAGCTACAGAAGTCGCCGCGTCAAAAGAATAA